The genomic stretch AGCAACTTTCACGTTGAACATCTTCTCGACGGCGTCCTTGATCTCCATCTTGGTGGAGTTCTTGACGACGACGAACTCATATCTGCCCTCTTCCGTCATGCTCATGCTCTTCTCGGTAACGATGGGGTACAGCAGGATCTCTTTGCTCATGCATACACCTCCTCGGCGCCCTTCAGGGCCTCTTCGGTGAAAACGACCGTGGAATGCAGGAGCACATCATACGCGTTCAACTCCGAGAAATGAAGCAGACCAAGCCGGGGAAGGTTGAGGCCGGAAAGAACAACTTCACCATTCTCCTCAGCAAAGACAAGCAATGCATTCTCCGGAATGCCCGCAGCCTTCAGCGCCGTCAAGAGCGCCTTCGTCTTGGGCTGCTCGAGCTTGAGTCCGTGCAGAACCACAATCGCGTTCTCGCCGGCCCGCTGGGCCAGCGAACTGAGGATGGCGCTGCGCCTG from Coprothermobacter sp. encodes the following:
- a CDS encoding 50S ribosomal protein L23; protein product: MSKEILLYPIVTEKSMSMTEEGRYEFVVVKNSTKMEIKDAVEKMFNVKVAWVNVMRTHGKKRMRKASIGMTPSKKKAVVALMPGFKIDVITNV